The Schizosaccharomyces pombe strain 972h- genome assembly, chromosome: I genome contains a region encoding:
- the vps26 gene encoding retromer complex arrestin related endocytic adaptor ubunit Vps26, translating into MDYFFKSPIDVDLHLDNEEERTFVDYEFEQGRKDKAPIYESDETVKGTVMIRLKDGRKLDHDGVKIEFIGQIENTYDKGNIHEFTRSVQELASPGEMRHAQMFEFEFKHVDKPYESYIGKNVKLRYICRVTVSRKMKDVIREKDLWVYRFENEPETNSLIRMDVGIDECLHIEFEYSKNKYHLKDVIIGKIYFILVRIKVQRMEVSIIRRETIGTSPNQYSNSETITRFQIMDGNPNRGETIPLRMFLNGYALTPTFRDVNKKFSVRYYLSLILVDEDQRRYFKQSEITLWRRRDEHE; encoded by the exons ATGGAttacttctttaaaagtCCAATCGACGTTGATCTTCATTTGGACaatgaagaagaacgaACGTTCGTTGACTATGAGTTTGAACAGGGCCGAAAAGACAAGGCGCCAATTTACGAAAGTGATGAGACTGTGAAAGGAACA GTGATGATTCGTTTAAAAGATGGCCGCAAGTTGGACCACGATGGTGTGAAAATTGAGTTTATTGGACAGATCGAAAATACTTACGACAAAGGAAATATTCATGAATTTACTAGAAGCGTACAGGAGTTAGCTTCTCCTGGGGAAATGAGGCATGCCCAAATGTTTGAATTTGAGTTCAAGCATGTTGATAAACCTTATGAATCCTATATTGGCAAAAACGTTAAACTCCGCTATATATGTCGCGTTACGGTTTCCAGAAAGATGAAAGATGTCATTCGTGAAAAAGATCTGTGGGTCTATCGATTTGAGAATGAACCAGAGACAAACAGCTTAATCAGAATGGATGTGGGCATTGATGAATGCCTACACATAGAATTTGAATAcagcaaaaacaaatatcaTTTAAAAGATGTTATTATTGGGAAAATCTACTTTATCCTTGTACGCATCAAGGTTCAGCGGATGGAAGTCAGTATCATACGGCGTGAAACGATCGGGACATCACCAAACCAGTACAGTAACAGTGAAACGATTACCAGATTTCAAATTATGGATGGTAATCCTAATCGTGGGGAAACAATTCCTTTACGGATGTTTTTGAATGGCTACGCTTTAACACCAACATTTCGAGacgttaataaaaaatttagtgTGAGATATTATTTGAGTCTAATTTTGGTGGATGAGGATCAAAGGAgatattttaaacaatcTGAAATAACCTTATGGAGAAGAAGGGATGAGCATGAGTG
- the sym1 gene encoding PMP22 family protein 2 produces the protein MFIAKSIVIGLLICVLFFFFFVSRFNDKYELQPLLTLGLLNASLTALSDLLAQALDSYKLLKFRNKRDVSLEKYGNTILLPASTSKLDVHRTIRYAAYGLCLTPIQFRWFVALSNVIQTENPFIAIVLRVALDQFIFAPLGIVFFFLFMGITECKSYERLKSYFRKHYWPTLKANYILWPAVQLFNFTFVPLVLQVIFANAVSMVWTAYLSLKNSSPNADV, from the exons ATGTTCATAGCGAAATCAAT AGTAATCGGATTATTAATATGTGTtttgttcttctttttctttgtgAGTCGCTTCAACGACAAATATGAATTGCAGCCTCTACTCACATTGGGATTACTAAACGCGTCTTTAACAGCTCTTTCTGACTTGTTAGCTCAGGCGTTGGACTCGTACAAACTGCTAAAGTTTCGCAATAAAAGAGACGTATCTCTCGAGAAATATGGGAATACAATCCTCTTACCAGCTAGTACTTCAAAGTTAGATGTCCATAGAACAATTCGTTATGCTGCCTATG GTCTATGCCTTACTCCTATCCAA TTCCGATGGTTTGTTGCCTTATCCAATGTTATTCAAACTGAGAATCCTTTTATTGCCATAGTTTTGCGAGTGGCTTTAGATCAATTTATCTTTGCTCCATTAGGCATagtgtttttctttttattcatg GGTATCACCGAATGCAAGTCTTATGAAAGGTTGAAAAGCTACTTCCGGAAACATTACTGGCCTACATTAAAA GCTAATTATATACTTTGGCCGGCCGTACagcttttcaattttaccTTCGTCCCTTTGGTCTTACAGGTGATTTTTGCCAACGCTGTTTCGATGGTTTGGACAGCTTACTTAAGTTTGAAAAATAGTTCCCCGAATGCAGACGTATGA